One genomic window of Candidatus Nitrosopumilus sediminis includes the following:
- a CDS encoding Lrp/AsnC family transcriptional regulator, with translation MVNDEELGYNVKALTGINMDTKKRDHIIEELFKIDGVREVAEVTGRFDILVTMYSKSLDQMHKMVSERIGRIEGIQSSESFIEMKSRMKAMPYMPSKDSD, from the coding sequence GTGGTAAATGATGAAGAACTTGGATATAATGTCAAGGCATTGACTGGAATTAATATGGATACAAAAAAACGAGATCATATTATTGAAGAATTATTCAAGATTGATGGTGTTAGAGAAGTCGCTGAAGTTACAGGTAGATTTGATATTCTCGTAACAATGTATTCAAAATCACTGGATCAAATGCATAAAATGGTCTCTGAGAGGATTGGGAGGATTGAAGGTATTCAATCTTCTGAATCATTTATTGAAATGAAATCACGAATGAAAGCAATGCCATATATGCCATCAAAGGATAGTGACTAA
- a CDS encoding cobalamin biosynthesis protein, whose product MIIESLLIIGIALLLDFKFGDPKNKYHPTAWIGSFLAKLIPITKNKNSTIEKFGGACVVIITLFMVILLLLALNIGISLITVDYVSLIVSVIVGALLLKSTIAIHGMEKHARSVIESIDEKNLDMARNNLSMIVKRNTTNLDKDHILSGVLESISENTVDGITGPMFYYALFGLPGAFAYRVINTADSMIGYKTDIFKNVGWFAATCDSILNYIPSRLTGLIMIISAAILQNNWKESYKIMIRDGKKTESPNAGYPMAALAGALETKFEKINHYKLGDGETMLTKEHVHSAIAIMKLTSLLFFGIITIPIICVLTLLGWWVHA is encoded by the coding sequence ATGATCATTGAATCTCTATTAATAATTGGCATTGCTCTTTTACTTGATTTCAAGTTTGGTGATCCTAAAAATAAATATCATCCCACGGCTTGGATTGGTTCTTTTCTTGCAAAACTCATCCCAATTACAAAAAATAAAAATTCTACCATAGAAAAATTTGGAGGAGCCTGTGTTGTAATAATTACTTTGTTCATGGTAATTTTACTACTTTTAGCATTGAATATTGGAATTTCTTTAATTACGGTTGACTATGTCTCGTTAATCGTTTCTGTAATAGTTGGTGCATTATTATTAAAAAGTACAATTGCCATTCATGGAATGGAAAAACATGCAAGATCTGTAATTGAATCCATTGATGAGAAAAACCTCGATATGGCTAGAAACAATCTATCAATGATTGTAAAAAGAAATACCACTAATCTGGACAAAGATCACATACTTTCAGGCGTGCTTGAAAGTATTAGTGAAAATACAGTTGATGGAATAACAGGACCTATGTTTTATTATGCTCTTTTTGGATTACCTGGAGCATTTGCATATCGTGTAATAAACACTGCAGATTCGATGATTGGATACAAGACTGATATTTTCAAAAATGTTGGGTGGTTTGCAGCAACCTGTGACAGTATTTTAAATTACATTCCATCTCGACTCACAGGACTAATCATGATCATCTCTGCTGCTATTTTGCAAAACAATTGGAAAGAATCATACAAAATAATGATTAGAGATGGCAAAAAGACTGAAAGTCCTAATGCTGGATATCCTATGGCTGCATTAGCAGGAGCATTAGAAACAAAATTTGAAAAAATTAATCATTACAAATTAGGTGATGGTGAAACTATGCTGACAAAAGAACATGTCCATTCTGCAATTGCAATTATGAAGCTGACATCATTACTTTTCTTTGGAATAATAACTATTCCAATAATATGCGTTCTGACATTACTTGGATGGTGGGTACATGCTTAA
- a CDS encoding class III aminotransferase, with protein sequence MKIRTKLSIIRHVPVIHGGRPLLTNPQIIDFSSNISPIGTPSSVKKPLKKY encoded by the coding sequence GTGAAAATAAGAACAAAATTATCTATTATCAGACATGTGCCTGTAATTCATGGAGGAAGACCTCTTTTAACCAATCCTCAAATCATTGATTTTAGTTCAAATATCTCTCCAATTGGTACTCCGTCATCAGTAAAAAAACCCTTAAAAAAATATTGA
- the cyoE gene encoding heme o synthase, with protein sequence MQKQKSESRVAVYYELTKPKIWYLLVFTAFGAALTASNIYDIEISPATWLLMLFSVAAGSAAANTLTNYHDRDIDAIMERTKDRPLPSKRIYPAVKARNFGLALAGISLVLAFGISFTTTLEQGAWATAFIAFGLVNNILIYSYVLKRNSRTNIILGGLCGGSPPMIGWVAVSMSDLWTMGLAMAGLVFIWIPMHIWALTLHFKEDYNKVNVPMLTAVQSEKTSARAIALSTVVMVLFSIAPFFITTQSGEEMVGAVYLWTAIASGALMVGLSIWVIIKPMEKAAWTLFKFSSPYLAVLFIALMVDSAL encoded by the coding sequence TTGCAAAAACAAAAATCTGAATCTAGAGTAGCAGTTTATTATGAATTAACAAAGCCAAAAATTTGGTATTTACTAGTTTTTACAGCATTTGGTGCAGCACTAACAGCATCTAACATTTATGATATTGAGATTTCTCCAGCAACATGGCTTCTGATGTTATTTTCAGTTGCAGCCGGTTCAGCTGCCGCAAATACTCTAACAAATTATCATGATAGAGACATTGATGCTATTATGGAGAGAACAAAAGACAGACCTTTACCTTCAAAAAGAATCTATCCGGCAGTTAAAGCAAGGAATTTTGGATTAGCATTAGCAGGCATTTCATTAGTTTTAGCATTTGGAATTTCTTTTACTACTACATTAGAACAAGGTGCATGGGCAACTGCCTTCATTGCGTTTGGATTAGTAAACAACATTCTGATTTACTCATATGTTCTGAAACGAAATTCTAGAACCAATATAATTTTGGGAGGATTATGTGGAGGTTCGCCACCAATGATTGGTTGGGTAGCTGTTAGTATGTCAGATTTATGGACTATGGGTCTTGCAATGGCTGGATTAGTGTTTATTTGGATTCCAATGCATATTTGGGCACTCACTTTACATTTCAAAGAAGACTATAACAAAGTAAATGTTCCAATGTTAACTGCCGTACAATCAGAAAAAACTTCTGCAAGAGCTATTGCACTTTCAACAGTTGTTATGGTATTATTTTCTATTGCTCCATTTTTTATTACAACTCAAAGTGGTGAAGAAATGGTTGGTGCAGTGTATCTATGGACAGCTATTGCGTCAGGGGCATTAATGGTAGGATTGTCAATATGGGTCATAATCAAACCTATGGAAAAAGCTGCATGGACTTTGTTTAAATTTTCTAGTCCATATTTGGCAGTGTTATTTATTGCATTAATGGTTGATTCTGCATTATAA
- a CDS encoding pyridoxal phosphate-dependent aminotransferase produces MSSLKKYTKLEKSNILVGNGAIEIIYNFCFAFLSKKTKVLIPIPTFQEYETAAKLNNCIISYFKTMNISENLNLFISQIPKNGCVFICNPNNPTGKLLPKNQLLEIIKKAKKLSTFVFVDECFIEMVPESNESVISYIKKYDNLFVLRSLTKSFALPGIRIGYAIASKQMIEILQKIKIPWSVNSLAQIAANKALDNKSHLIRSNLVIKKELNYLTNKINRLDGFDCIDSSTNFILIKTKKDSTKLQKKLLEHKILIRDCKNFRGLNNHYIRIAVKSHKDNLELVKALENVS; encoded by the coding sequence ATTTCAAGCCTAAAAAAATACACGAAATTAGAGAAATCAAATATTTTGGTTGGAAATGGAGCAATCGAAATAATCTATAATTTTTGTTTTGCATTCTTATCTAAAAAAACAAAAGTATTGATTCCAATTCCAACTTTTCAAGAATATGAAACAGCAGCTAAACTCAATAATTGTATAATTTCATATTTTAAAACAATGAATATATCTGAAAATCTTAATTTGTTTATTTCACAAATTCCAAAAAATGGATGTGTGTTCATTTGTAACCCTAATAATCCTACAGGAAAACTTTTGCCAAAAAACCAATTACTTGAAATAATTAAAAAAGCAAAAAAACTTTCCACATTTGTATTTGTTGATGAATGTTTTATTGAAATGGTTCCAGAATCAAATGAATCTGTAATATCATATATTAAAAAATATGACAATCTTTTTGTTTTACGTTCGTTAACAAAATCTTTTGCATTACCAGGAATAAGAATTGGATATGCCATAGCATCAAAACAAATGATTGAAATTTTGCAAAAAATAAAAATTCCTTGGAGTGTTAATTCTTTAGCCCAAATTGCCGCAAATAAAGCTCTTGACAATAAATCACATCTTATTAGATCAAATTTAGTAATTAAAAAAGAGCTGAATTACTTGACAAATAAAATTAATAGATTGGATGGATTTGATTGTATTGATTCGTCTACAAATTTTATTCTGATAAAAACAAAAAAAGATTCAACAAAATTACAAAAAAAACTGCTTGAGCATAAAATCTTAATTCGTGATTGTAAAAATTTTAGAGGATTAAACAATCATTACATTCGAATCGCTGTTAAATCTCATAAAGATAATTTAGAACTTGTTAAAGCATTGGAGAATGTATCATGA
- a CDS encoding cobyric acid synthase: protein MKSLMIQGTSSGAGKTTLVAALCRIFSDKGYTVAPFKSQNMSNFAYITPEFEISRAQAIQAIGARCKITTDLNPILLKPMGNYDSIVYLNGKRYKKMHAKEYYEEFVNSEGIRMATKSLKTLQKNFDLVILEGAGSPAEINLQKFDIANMKIAQKANASVLLVSDVDKGGAFASLVGTMALIEKKYQKLVKGFIFNKFRGDLDVLKPGFQKLKKITKKPVLGTIPLMILDLPEEDSLNANPKEILWTKKNISKIDNELDKLAKTVKSNIAIKDIEKMLQ from the coding sequence ATGAAATCATTAATGATTCAGGGTACATCATCTGGTGCAGGTAAAACAACATTAGTAGCCGCACTTTGCAGAATTTTTTCTGATAAAGGTTACACTGTAGCTCCATTCAAATCTCAAAATATGTCAAATTTTGCATATATTACGCCTGAATTTGAGATATCCCGTGCTCAAGCAATTCAGGCTATTGGTGCAAGATGTAAAATCACCACTGATCTGAATCCAATTTTGCTTAAACCTATGGGAAATTACGATAGTATTGTGTATCTTAATGGAAAACGATACAAGAAAATGCATGCAAAAGAGTATTATGAAGAATTTGTAAATAGTGAAGGAATTCGTATGGCCACAAAATCGTTAAAAACATTACAAAAAAATTTTGATTTGGTTATTTTGGAGGGTGCTGGCTCTCCAGCTGAAATAAATCTACAAAAATTTGATATTGCAAATATGAAAATTGCACAAAAGGCTAATGCCTCTGTGTTATTAGTTTCAGATGTTGATAAGGGAGGTGCTTTTGCAAGTCTTGTTGGGACAATGGCTTTGATTGAAAAAAAATATCAAAAATTAGTCAAAGGTTTTATTTTTAACAAATTCCGAGGAGATTTAGATGTACTAAAACCAGGATTCCAAAAACTTAAAAAAATTACCAAGAAACCTGTTCTAGGAACAATTCCTTTGATGATTCTGGACTTACCCGAGGAAGATTCTCTTAATGCTAATCCTAAAGAGATTTTGTGGACTAAAAAAAACATTTCAAAAATTGATAATGAACTAGATAAATTAGCAAAAACTGTCAAATCAAACATTGCAATTAAAGATATTGAGAAAATGCTACAATGA
- the cobS gene encoding adenosylcobinamide-GDP ribazoletransferase, with translation MLKEIGSVFSFLTIFPSSNATLDNIAKYMFMFPIVGIAIGLLVGSLGFGLSFFLDPLLVSLLVVASLAIVTGLHHADGLADFADGLMVKGTKDKKLKAMKDLSTGSAGIVTIVLYLIGLIITISLTSGFDLFKAILISEILAKFSMVMMASLGKSASLGSNSPFVEFMKDKKKLAAAFLIMLIPVIVIGETTGLVMLGVTVTLTLFLLALSTRSFGGITGDVLGATNEFTRLASLMVFVSI, from the coding sequence ATGCTTAAAGAAATTGGATCTGTTTTTTCATTTTTAACAATTTTTCCATCATCAAATGCTACTTTAGATAACATTGCAAAATACATGTTTATGTTTCCCATTGTTGGAATCGCAATTGGACTTTTAGTTGGTTCATTAGGTTTTGGTTTATCTTTTTTCTTAGATCCTCTGTTAGTTAGTCTACTAGTTGTTGCTTCTCTAGCAATTGTTACTGGACTACATCATGCAGATGGCCTAGCTGATTTTGCAGATGGGCTCATGGTAAAAGGCACAAAAGATAAAAAACTAAAAGCTATGAAAGATCTTTCTACTGGGTCTGCAGGAATTGTTACGATTGTTTTATATCTGATTGGATTGATTATTACTATTTCTCTTACTAGTGGATTTGATTTGTTTAAGGCAATCTTGATTAGTGAAATATTGGCAAAATTTTCAATGGTGATGATGGCCAGTTTAGGTAAATCGGCATCATTAGGCTCAAATTCACCCTTTGTTGAATTCATGAAGGATAAGAAAAAACTTGCAGCAGCATTTTTGATAATGTTGATTCCTGTTATTGTGATTGGTGAAACAACCGGATTGGTAATGCTTGGCGTGACTGTTACATTAACTTTATTTCTTTTAGCTCTTTCTACTCGTAGTTTTGGTGGAATTACAGGTGATGTACTTGGTGCAACAAATGAATTTACACGATTAGCTTCATTGATGGTATTTGTTTCAATATGA
- a CDS encoding DUF5679 domain-containing protein: MVSQEAYCVKCKTKRLIKDPEETTMKNGKPAIRGFCSICQCKVFRIGKMKK; the protein is encoded by the coding sequence ATAGTTTCACAAGAAGCATATTGTGTAAAATGTAAAACTAAAAGACTTATCAAAGATCCTGAAGAGACTACAATGAAAAATGGCAAACCTGCTATTAGAGGATTTTGTTCAATATGTCAATGCAAAGTTTTTAGAATAGGAAAAATGAAAAAATAA
- the asd gene encoding aspartate-semialdehyde dehydrogenase: protein MDKKRVAIIGVTGAVGQEFVQSLNNHPWFEVTQIAASSRSAGKKYLDAIKDASGIVAWDVGGEIPEYIKEMTVRSIDELDVSQLDLVFSAVESEAAKAIETKMAADLPVISTSSAYRYEEDVPILIPGINDEQTELLEVQKKNRNWKGWVAPLPNCTTTGLAITLKPLLEKYGAKKVMMTSMQAISGGGKSGVSAMGITDNIIPYIPKEEGKVRLETRKILGKLRDGKIEDADIRISCTCTRVPVIDGHTESVFVETTEEINPAKAKDTYNEYNKDISVAGLPSAPENYYAFHEDPTRPQPRMERSVGDGMTTTIGRVEKEELFDNGLKYMLFSHNKKMGSAKGAVLLAEMLYKKGKI from the coding sequence ATGGATAAGAAAAGAGTCGCAATTATTGGTGTTACAGGTGCTGTTGGTCAGGAATTTGTACAATCATTAAATAATCATCCATGGTTTGAAGTGACTCAAATTGCTGCGTCTTCACGTTCTGCAGGAAAAAAGTATCTCGATGCAATAAAAGATGCAAGTGGAATAGTTGCATGGGATGTAGGCGGAGAAATTCCAGAATATATCAAAGAAATGACAGTAAGATCAATTGATGAATTAGATGTTTCTCAATTGGATTTAGTATTTTCAGCAGTTGAATCAGAAGCTGCTAAAGCCATAGAAACTAAAATGGCAGCAGATTTGCCAGTAATTTCAACAAGTTCAGCTTATAGATATGAAGAAGATGTCCCAATTTTAATTCCAGGAATCAATGATGAGCAGACAGAATTACTTGAAGTACAAAAAAAGAATAGGAATTGGAAAGGATGGGTAGCACCATTACCAAATTGTACCACTACAGGTTTAGCAATAACATTAAAACCACTACTTGAAAAATATGGAGCAAAAAAAGTTATGATGACTTCAATGCAAGCAATATCAGGTGGTGGAAAATCAGGAGTATCTGCTATGGGTATCACAGATAACATAATTCCATACATTCCAAAAGAGGAAGGAAAAGTAAGATTAGAAACAAGAAAAATCCTTGGTAAACTAAGAGATGGAAAAATAGAGGATGCTGATATTAGAATTAGTTGTACATGTACAAGAGTACCAGTAATTGATGGACATACAGAGTCTGTTTTTGTTGAAACTACAGAGGAAATTAATCCAGCAAAAGCAAAAGATACCTATAATGAATATAACAAAGATATCTCCGTAGCAGGACTACCATCAGCTCCAGAGAATTATTATGCATTTCATGAAGATCCTACAAGACCTCAACCAAGAATGGAAAGATCTGTTGGAGATGGAATGACTACAACTATTGGCAGAGTAGAGAAGGAAGAATTATTTGACAATGGTCTGAAATACATGTTGTTCTCTCACAATAAGAAAATGGGTTCAGCAAAAGGTGCAGTATTGTTAGCAGAAATGTTATACAAAAAAGGCAAGATTTAG